In Psychrobacter ciconiae, the genomic window GCCACCGGGGGCGGCGCAAGCATCAAGGATTTGTAGCGTCTCAGGACGGTTTTTATTATCAGCCATTGATGATAGTAACGCGTGATGAATCATCGGCGCGGCAAGTTGAGCATGAACGTCTTGAATGCTGACTGCACCCTCGCTAAACTTTGGCAACGCACTGACGGGCAGGCTCTGAGTTAACTGTAATGCTTCGGTTTGCACAGCGGTTTTATCATCAAAAGCGATAGTTTGACAAATGGCGTCAAAGTCAATGTCGTTATCCGCCAGCGCTTTTTTATAATCGACCGCGCTTTCAACGACGGTATTGACTCGTAAAAACATGGGCGCAGGTTGGCGCAAACTTTGGGTTAACGCATCATAATCATCTGCCCAATCTTGCTTTAACTGATAGGCAAGCCAATTGGGCAGACTGTGATTTTTATCAGCTTTTTTACGAAACTTATGAGGATTTTTGGCAACTTTTCGCAAAATGGCATTAATCAGTCCTGATGCTCTTGCCAACCCTAGCGCTTTGATCGCCTCAACCGTTTCATGAATTGCCGCATGGTCGGCGACTTGCAAATAAAGCAGCTGCGATAAGCCCAATTGCAAAACGGTGCGAACTTCAATCTCATCTATCGGCTTGTCAGCCAAGCTGTCAATCAACCTTGACTGCGCGTGCCAGTTCCGCAAGGTGGTCAATAGCAGCGCATGGGCAAAGCTTTTGTCATGATTGTCAACGCGGGCAAGCAGACCATCGAGCAGGCTTGATAGCGACTGACCGCGCTGAATGGCTATCAGCACCTCAGCGACTTGAGCGCGGGTGTTTTTTACGTCCATGTTGTTTTTTGAGTCCGTTTTGGTGTTTAAGTCCGATTTTAGGCTTTGGGTCATGGGCTATGTTATCTTTTAAAAAATTAATTTTCGGCGCGGCTATCATTGGCAAAGACATCGCCGTCACTGATTTGGTTGCCGTGGCAAATTTGCTCAGCGCTCATAGGCTTGCCGCCGGCAAATTGCAGTGCGGTGATGGCAAGGGCGGTTTGCTGAACACCGTTACTGTTATTATTGGTATTATTGGCGTCTGTGCCACAAGCTACCAACACGGCTTTTTTACCAACGCTGATCACGCGACCAATCGGCGCTTGAGCTGAGCTGTTAAGCATCATCGGATACGCAGCTAAAATTTTAACCCGTTTGCCATTTAAAAAGCTAAAGGTTCCCGGCCAAGGGTTTAAACCGCGAATCTGCCGCTCGATAAGATGAGCGGACAAGTTCCAATCGATTAAGCCCTCGTCCTTGGTCAGTTTTTGGGCGTAGTTGGCAAGGGCATCATCTTGGGGTTTGGCATTGGCTTGATAATTTGGCAAATCGCTCAAAACAGTCACAATCGCCCCAGCGCCCAATTCTGCTAAGTGGTCATGAAGACTTGCGGCGGTGGTATCGGTGGCAATTGGGCAGCTGACTTTATAGAGCATATCGCCAGTATCTAGCCCCTGATCCATCTGCATGATGGTAATGCCGGTTTCATTATCCCCTGCCAGCAATGCTCGGTGAATCGGTGCCGCCCCACGGTGGCGCGGCAGTAGCGAGGCATGAATATTTAAGCAGCCAAATTTGGGAATGCTCAGCACGCCCACTGGCAAAATCAACCCGTAAGCGGCAACAATCATCACATCCGGCTGGTACGAGCGCAAGGTTTCGCGAGCGTTAAGTCCCTCGGTCACCGATTGTTTAAAGGTAGACGGCTGCTGAACGGCAATGCTATTTGCAAGCGCGACTTCTTTGACTGCTGATATGGCAAGCTTTTGACCGCGACCTGCTTTGCGGTCAGGCTGGGTGTAAACCGCAACGATGTCAATATTTAGCTGCTCTTG contains:
- the rsmB gene encoding 16S rRNA (cytosine(967)-C(5))-methyltransferase RsmB, translating into MTQSLKSDLNTKTDSKNNMDVKNTRAQVAEVLIAIQRGQSLSSLLDGLLARVDNHDKSFAHALLLTTLRNWHAQSRLIDSLADKPIDEIEVRTVLQLGLSQLLYLQVADHAAIHETVEAIKALGLARASGLINAILRKVAKNPHKFRKKADKNHSLPNWLAYQLKQDWADDYDALTQSLRQPAPMFLRVNTVVESAVDYKKALADNDIDFDAICQTIAFDDKTAVQTEALQLTQSLPVSALPKFSEGAVSIQDVHAQLAAPMIHHALLSSMADNKNRPETLQILDACAAPGGKLAHWLDLLNQDNAKFHVKQTDIIALDNDAKRLARVDDNLKRLQLTDLEKINVQNICADATTWQASRNTNNSGVFDAILLDAPCTATGVIRRHPDIGLLRQEGDIAQTVKLQADILDNLWSQLKTGGILLYVTCSILKQENEHQLQSFLERHKTATAIKFSDDCSFGTAQSIGRQCLPLDDLGGDGFYFALLQKQAAN
- the fmt gene encoding methionyl-tRNA formyltransferase — its product is MTTPMTPPLRVIFAGTPEFAAKSLSVLIEQQEQLNIDIVAVYTQPDRKAGRGQKLAISAVKEVALANSIAVQQPSTFKQSVTEGLNARETLRSYQPDVMIVAAYGLILPVGVLSIPKFGCLNIHASLLPRHRGAAPIHRALLAGDNETGITIMQMDQGLDTGDMLYKVSCPIATDTTAASLHDHLAELGAGAIVTVLSDLPNYQANAKPQDDALANYAQKLTKDEGLIDWNLSAHLIERQIRGLNPWPGTFSFLNGKRVKILAAYPMMLNSSAQAPIGRVISVGKKAVLVACGTDANNTNNNSNGVQQTALAITALQFAGGKPMSAEQICHGNQISDGDVFANDSRAEN